The uncultured Hyphomonas sp. genome includes a window with the following:
- a CDS encoding CHAD domain-containing protein → MSYSFRLSDHSLTDGVRRIARSQIETAIAEIDDETLGPVTTVHQLRKRCKKVRGLVRLVRPGFKAYRQENAAFRDLSRSLADLRDAGALLETVAALEARFGEVIGGPFFADVRETLAAASPPAGDEDVTDRLAGARTAFEDALTRTESWKVKGKAPEILGRGVAQTYKRAVKTLKQAEDDGTPVEFHEFRKRVKYHWYHMRLMKHVWPKMIHARIVEARHLATSLGDLHDLAVFRLTVLPLIETADTKVGEVLGGLIEAEEKRLAPDCLHHGHRLFAEKPRPFGESISAYWTTWQETARN, encoded by the coding sequence TTGTCCTATTCCTTCCGCTTGTCCGATCATAGCCTGACTGACGGGGTGCGCCGTATTGCGCGCAGCCAGATCGAGACGGCGATTGCCGAGATCGACGATGAGACGCTTGGCCCGGTGACGACCGTTCACCAGCTGCGCAAGCGCTGCAAGAAGGTCCGGGGCCTCGTGCGTCTCGTGCGGCCGGGCTTCAAGGCTTATCGGCAAGAGAATGCCGCCTTCCGGGACCTGTCACGCAGCCTTGCGGATTTGCGCGATGCCGGCGCCCTGCTGGAAACCGTCGCGGCGCTGGAGGCGCGGTTCGGCGAGGTGATTGGCGGCCCCTTCTTTGCCGATGTGCGCGAGACACTCGCCGCCGCCAGCCCGCCCGCAGGCGATGAAGACGTGACAGACCGCCTCGCCGGGGCGCGCACCGCGTTCGAGGATGCCCTCACCCGCACGGAGAGCTGGAAAGTCAAAGGCAAGGCGCCGGAAATTCTGGGTCGCGGCGTGGCGCAGACCTATAAGCGCGCCGTGAAAACGCTGAAACAGGCCGAAGACGATGGCACACCGGTGGAGTTCCACGAGTTCCGCAAGCGCGTGAAGTACCATTGGTATCACATGCGCCTCATGAAACATGTCTGGCCGAAAATGATCCATGCACGGATCGTCGAGGCACGGCATCTGGCAACGTCTCTGGGCGACCTGCACGATCTTGCCGTCTTCCGGCTGACCGTGTTGCCGTTGATCGAGACCGCAGACACCAAAGTGGGTGAAGTGCTGGGCGGCCTGATCGAGGCGGAAGAGAAACGCCTCGCGCCGGATTGCCTGCACCATGGCCACCGCCTGTTCGCCGAAAAACCCCGCCCGTTCGGCGAGAGTATCAGTGCCTACTGGACGACCTGGCAGGAGACGGCGCGCAACTGA
- a CDS encoding beta-eliminating lyase-related protein — translation MNFSSDTSAPAHPAVIEALTGANSGMEPSYGGDSVTAGLRAKLAAVFETEDFDYWLTASGTASNALALSCFCSPIGAVLCHEEAHIAMDERGAPEFFSGGGKLQLLTGFGARIDRAALETALGQINPGFVHGTPAEVLSLTNLTECGTAYRAAEIALYAGLAKEKGLSVHLDGARLGNVLVSGKASAADMTWRAGVDVLTFGLTKTGAIGCEIILLFGGARKKFPELRARAKRSGHMPPKMRFVAAQAHAMLEDGLWLTLAGQANARASALTDVFIGAGYELAYPVDGNEVFPILPDEVAQRLMAAGAKFYPWPGGAYRFVCSWNTAEADIAALAEALKP, via the coding sequence ATGAACTTCTCCTCCGACACGTCGGCGCCGGCGCACCCCGCCGTGATCGAGGCGCTGACCGGGGCCAATTCCGGCATGGAACCCAGTTATGGCGGCGACAGCGTCACGGCCGGCCTGCGGGCGAAGCTCGCCGCCGTGTTCGAAACGGAAGATTTCGATTACTGGCTGACCGCGTCGGGCACGGCCTCCAACGCGCTGGCGCTGTCCTGCTTCTGCTCGCCAATCGGCGCGGTCCTCTGCCATGAAGAGGCCCACATCGCCATGGACGAACGCGGCGCGCCGGAATTCTTTTCCGGCGGCGGCAAGCTGCAGCTGCTGACGGGGTTCGGCGCACGGATCGACCGGGCGGCGCTGGAGACGGCGCTTGGCCAGATCAATCCCGGCTTCGTTCATGGTACCCCGGCAGAAGTGCTGTCCCTCACCAATCTGACGGAATGCGGCACGGCCTATCGCGCCGCAGAGATCGCGCTCTATGCAGGGCTAGCGAAAGAGAAGGGGCTCAGCGTCCATCTCGACGGCGCGCGGCTTGGCAATGTGCTGGTGTCCGGCAAGGCTTCGGCGGCGGACATGACCTGGCGAGCCGGTGTCGACGTGCTGACTTTCGGCCTGACCAAGACCGGCGCCATCGGGTGCGAGATCATTCTCCTGTTCGGCGGTGCCCGGAAGAAATTTCCCGAGCTGCGGGCCCGGGCCAAACGGTCCGGCCATATGCCGCCAAAGATGCGGTTCGTGGCGGCGCAGGCACACGCCATGCTGGAGGATGGGCTGTGGCTGACGCTGGCAGGTCAGGCGAACGCGCGCGCCTCGGCTCTGACAGATGTGTTCATCGGCGCTGGCTATGAACTGGCCTATCCGGTCGACGGGAATGAAGTCTTCCCGATCCTGCCGGACGAGGTGGCGCAGCGGCTGATGGCGGCTGGCGCAAAATTCTATCCCTGGCCGGGCGGAGCCTACCGGTTCGTCTGTTCGTGGAATACGGCCGAGGCAGACATCGCGGCGCTCGCCGAGGCGCTGAAGCCCTAG
- a CDS encoding SDR family oxidoreductase yields the protein MTPGIALVTGAGARLGRAMAVALGEDGWKVAVHYHSSPEGADETCDLIRKAGGTAESIEADLADETARSGLIPGVADLFRSPVSLLVNSASTFHDDTALTHSREDWDAHMEPNLRAPVHLAQLMASDLPDGERGLVINMIDQRVWKLNPVFFTYTLSKAALWQATQTLAQALAPNVRVNGIGPGPTLASVHQTPEEFAAEKAATLTGEGSSPEEIVRAMRYLIAAGSVTGQMIASDGGQHLMWQTPDMNI from the coding sequence ATGACGCCCGGTATCGCACTCGTCACCGGCGCCGGGGCCCGTCTCGGCCGCGCGATGGCGGTCGCACTGGGAGAGGACGGCTGGAAGGTTGCCGTCCACTATCACAGCTCGCCGGAGGGCGCAGACGAGACGTGCGACCTGATCCGGAAGGCTGGCGGCACCGCAGAGTCCATCGAGGCCGATCTGGCAGACGAGACCGCCCGCAGCGGCCTTATTCCCGGCGTGGCGGACCTGTTCCGCAGCCCCGTCAGCCTGCTGGTCAATTCAGCCTCCACTTTCCATGACGACACCGCGCTGACCCATTCCCGGGAGGACTGGGACGCGCATATGGAACCGAACCTGCGCGCGCCGGTCCATCTGGCGCAGCTGATGGCCTCAGATCTGCCAGATGGTGAGCGCGGGCTGGTGATCAACATGATCGACCAGCGCGTCTGGAAGCTGAACCCGGTCTTCTTCACCTATACTTTGTCAAAGGCGGCGCTGTGGCAGGCGACGCAGACCCTCGCTCAGGCACTGGCGCCGAATGTCCGCGTCAACGGGATCGGCCCCGGGCCGACGCTGGCCAGCGTTCATCAGACGCCGGAGGAGTTCGCTGCGGAAAAGGCTGCGACCCTGACAGGGGAGGGCTCATCCCCGGAAGAGATCGTGCGGGCCATGCGCTACCTGATCGCGGCGGGCAGCGTGACCGGCCAGATGATCGCCAGCGATGGCGGCCAGCACCTGATGTGGCAAACTCCGGACATGAATATATGA
- a CDS encoding SGNH/GDSL hydrolase family protein, with amino-acid sequence MLKRILLSALLLAMPSCANREIPKGPLPDLPGKVLIVGDSISLGLGAMGPDKACPLTPEYTSERHSYGVQVADALGVDYEMFAWAGIGLVHNYGDNQTNTMSMRLTRARELERLDATGPVQLVLVNIGTHDFFHNDPTDRFVPAMEDLLALMTMRYPDATIYALTGPMLGGTDKALHGQAVETAVNSVNKDYDAHIRYLALNGGDPSIAYGCQWHPSVPAHDHMAEMILDDLRSQNR; translated from the coding sequence ATGCTGAAACGTATATTGCTGAGCGCCCTGCTGCTGGCCATGCCGTCCTGTGCCAATCGCGAAATCCCCAAGGGTCCGCTGCCGGATCTGCCGGGCAAAGTCCTGATCGTGGGCGATTCCATCTCGCTCGGCCTCGGTGCCATGGGGCCGGACAAAGCCTGCCCGCTGACACCGGAATATACGTCCGAGCGCCACTCCTATGGGGTCCAGGTCGCCGATGCGCTGGGCGTCGACTATGAGATGTTCGCCTGGGCGGGCATTGGCCTGGTGCACAATTACGGGGACAACCAGACCAATACGATGTCGATGCGCCTGACGCGGGCCAGAGAACTGGAACGCCTCGATGCAACCGGCCCGGTGCAACTCGTGCTGGTCAACATCGGCACCCACGACTTCTTCCACAACGATCCGACGGACCGGTTCGTCCCGGCCATGGAAGACCTGCTGGCCCTGATGACCATGCGCTATCCGGATGCCACCATCTATGCCCTGACCGGCCCCATGCTGGGGGGCACGGACAAAGCCCTCCATGGCCAGGCCGTGGAAACGGCGGTGAATTCCGTGAACAAGGACTATGACGCACACATCCGCTATCTCGCCCTGAATGGCGGCGACCCATCCATTGCCTATGGCTGCCAGTGGCATCCGTCCGTACCGGCACATGACCATATGGCGGAAATGATCCTGGACGATCTGCGCAGCCAGAACCGATAG